The DNA region ttttttgatAAAATGATTTAATTATCTATACATATAAAATAATATTCAATTCCATTCATGATATGGCATTTAATTTTGGATTTATTACTTTTTCTAAATATTTGATATGTTTGCCTGTAAAGTTTTTGGTCTTTTATAaaagttaatattatatttaagTATATTATGTATATGCCTATTTTATTTATGCGTACAAATACGCTTTTTTAGGTAAAGTATTGATACCGTGTATGGGTACGTGTATGGTGTAGGATGGTACATATCAAATTTGTATTTTCTTTTTGGTTTGGTACGTGTGCTGGTAAACGATTGatatcaaaattttaaataaattacTTTTAAATTTTAATATACCATTTAACCCATATAATTCtttcatattatttatttaataatataactattttatattatttttatatatattaatttttcTAAAAATGTGTATTTTGTGTCCATATTCGTATTGGGTAATGATTACGGGTAATGATTACGTACCCGAACCGGTACAATGCGATTAATGCTTTCTAAGTAAGCATTTTTTTTTGTGTTTAAACCTTAATATAAATACTAGTTAGTTAGAACATAAACTATCGAAAGAAAATAAGATTGTGAATGTCTTCAATGATGAGTCAAGTGTTTATCTATTTCATAGTATTTCTCAGCATTTTGTTTCCATATGCCAGTGGAGCTAGTGTGGTTATTATAAATGGTGGCGATGAAACAATTTGGCCGGCTGTTCATACAGAAAAAGGTGATAAAGTGAATCCCACCGGAATCAAATTGGGGGCTGAGGAACAATATGAACTCAAAGTTCCTGATTCATGGTCAGGTACAATATGGGCTAGAACTAGTTGCAATGGAGACCCCAATAGCGACTTTCATTGTGATGTTGGAGACTGTGGTACTAAAAAGATGGAGTGTTTGGAAAGCAAACCAAAGCCTCCTGTGACTAAAGTGAAATTGAATTTGGTTCCAAAAGGTGAATTAAGTTCTTATGAAGTTGACCTAAAAGATGGCTTCAGTGTGTCTGTTACATTAACCCCATTTGAAACCAATTGCGGGAAAATCATGTGCAGTCAAAATTTGG from Lathyrus oleraceus cultivar Zhongwan6 chromosome 1, CAAS_Psat_ZW6_1.0, whole genome shotgun sequence includes:
- the LOC127088007 gene encoding thaumatin-like protein 1b, with the protein product MSQVFIYFIVFLSILFPYASGASVVIINGGDETIWPAVHTEKGDKVNPTGIKLGAEEQYELKVPDSWSGTIWARTSCNGDPNSDFHCDVGDCGTKKMECLESKPKPPVTKVKLNLVPKGELSSYEVDLKDGFSVSVTLTPFETNCGKIMCSQNLDNDCPNWLAVYSHDARKIACKSPCHFTKEAKYCCTGEFASPEKCEKNEYTELLNNKCADVVSDAFDDSKFTCSEGTSFYVLFN